Proteins encoded together in one Streptomyces sp. NBC_01216 window:
- a CDS encoding chitosanase — protein MKRAGCLLFATLPVLVTAIAYLVASDHPDSDIPMGSGASAAPSSRQEAKAAAEDPDDDAAVAAMPPGLAAPKKKELAGKIVASAVNSTLDWRTTYGSVKDIGDGQGYTAGIVGFCTGTHDLLTLVERYTEKYPGNGLARYLPALRTVDGTDSHEGLDPGFTAAWKAEAKVEAFREAQRVERDRVYFDPAVRLAKLDGLGTLGQFVYYDAMVFHGPDTTENGFYELRERALAEADTPAEGGTEEHYLDVFLDMHRRAIEEKRLDHDTSRVDTALRKFLAEGNLDLDTPLRWTIYGQTYRI, from the coding sequence ATGAAACGCGCCGGATGCCTGCTCTTCGCGACCCTGCCCGTCCTCGTGACGGCGATCGCCTACCTCGTCGCGTCCGACCACCCGGACAGTGACATACCGATGGGGTCGGGCGCTTCCGCGGCGCCCTCTTCCCGCCAGGAGGCGAAGGCCGCCGCGGAGGACCCGGACGACGACGCGGCGGTCGCCGCCATGCCCCCGGGGCTGGCCGCGCCGAAGAAGAAGGAACTGGCGGGCAAGATCGTGGCGAGCGCGGTCAACTCCACGCTCGACTGGCGCACTACGTACGGCTCCGTCAAGGACATCGGAGACGGACAGGGCTACACCGCGGGAATCGTCGGTTTCTGCACGGGCACCCATGACCTGCTCACCCTCGTCGAGCGCTACACCGAGAAGTACCCCGGCAACGGCCTGGCCCGCTATCTCCCCGCCCTGCGCACGGTCGACGGCACGGACTCGCACGAGGGCCTGGACCCCGGCTTCACCGCGGCGTGGAAGGCGGAGGCGAAGGTCGAGGCGTTCCGCGAGGCCCAGAGGGTGGAACGCGACCGCGTCTACTTCGATCCCGCGGTGCGCCTGGCCAAACTCGACGGCCTCGGCACGCTGGGCCAGTTCGTCTACTACGACGCGATGGTCTTCCACGGTCCCGACACCACCGAGAACGGTTTCTACGAACTCCGCGAACGCGCCCTGGCGGAGGCGGACACCCCGGCGGAGGGCGGAACCGAGGAGCACTACCTCGACGTGTTCCTCGACATGCACCGCAGGGCCATCGAGGAGAAGCGCCTGGACCACGACACCAGCCGGGTCGACACGGCCCTGCGGAAGTTCCTCGCAGAAGGCAACCTCGACCTCGACACCCCGCTCCGGTGGACGATCTACGGACAGACGTACCGGATCTGA